One window of Aerosakkonema funiforme FACHB-1375 genomic DNA carries:
- the cbiQ gene encoding cobalt ECF transporter T component CbiQ, whose amino-acid sequence MLHVNVFQLDIDSKHDTWWHSLAPRTRILCTLLIVFAIALTPNGRWWTWAIYGVAVLSFILLSRVTLPVLLKRIAIEFAFIGVVLLGTLFRDGGQTIWSWGPLKITTAGLIVLGSVTSKALLSLVMLNLLTLTTSIPALLNALVALRVPPLLVAILASMYRYISVLIGEFNAMRRAAASRNLMGKNRWQRLVIGNMMGSLFIRTYDRGERVYQAMLARGYQGVPPVENVPPGGRHDIVAITLTFIWALLGQAIYLRWQ is encoded by the coding sequence CTGCTGCACGTCAATGTCTTTCAACTAGATATCGATAGCAAACACGATACTTGGTGGCATTCATTAGCACCGCGTACTCGCATACTTTGTACCCTGCTAATTGTATTTGCCATTGCCTTAACACCAAACGGACGTTGGTGGACTTGGGCAATTTATGGAGTAGCTGTGTTGAGCTTTATTTTACTCAGTCGCGTAACTTTACCTGTGCTGCTGAAGCGAATCGCAATTGAATTTGCTTTTATCGGTGTCGTGCTGCTGGGTACTTTGTTTCGCGACGGCGGTCAAACTATTTGGTCTTGGGGGCCACTAAAAATTACCACAGCGGGATTGATTGTTTTGGGTAGCGTAACGAGTAAGGCATTGCTATCCCTGGTAATGCTCAATTTGCTAACTCTAACTACTTCCATTCCCGCGTTGTTGAATGCCTTAGTAGCATTGCGAGTACCACCGCTCCTAGTGGCAATTTTGGCATCAATGTATCGCTACATAAGCGTTTTAATTGGCGAATTTAATGCCATGCGTCGGGCAGCAGCGTCTCGCAATTTGATGGGCAAAAACCGCTGGCAACGTTTAGTAATTGGCAACATGATGGGGTCGCTATTTATTCGCACTTACGATCGCGGAGAGCGAGTTTATCAGGCTATGCTGGCGCGGGGTTATCAGGGAGTACCCCCTGTCGAAAATGTTCCGCCTGGTGGACGACACGATATTGTAGCTATAACTTTAACATTTATTTGGGCACTGCTGGGACAAGCGATTTATTTGCGTTGGCAGTAG
- a CDS encoding PDGLE domain-containing protein translates to MSSNIDRDRNRAFVIAGLGVALLIAIFVSPFASSDPDGLDRVSQELKFEDKAIEEAPAKKLPFYAIFEEYALRGVPEQVATPLAGLVGTLTTFGLAWGIGKLVVRNSAASLPNDTTPHPDKVDRSLD, encoded by the coding sequence ATGAGTAGTAACATCGATCGCGATCGCAACCGCGCTTTTGTCATCGCTGGTTTGGGAGTAGCGCTGCTGATTGCAATTTTCGTCTCTCCATTCGCCAGCTCAGATCCAGATGGATTAGACCGAGTTTCTCAGGAGCTCAAATTTGAGGATAAAGCAATTGAAGAGGCACCAGCCAAAAAATTACCCTTTTACGCTATTTTTGAAGAATACGCTCTCCGAGGTGTACCCGAACAAGTTGCCACTCCCCTGGCAGGTTTGGTAGGAACATTAACTACATTTGGTTTAGCTTGGGGTATTGGCAAATTGGTAGTTCGCAATTCCGCTGCATCTTTGCCAAACGATACAACTCCCCACCCAGATAAAGTCGATCGATCCTTGGATTAA
- a CDS encoding energy-coupling factor ABC transporter permease — protein sequence MVTFLLPNISFSSWVRWVIQPQLALHIPDGFLNLPVSLVTWVLAIALIALALNRVQEDYKERAVPLMGVCGAFIFAAQMINFPIPGGTSGHLLGGTLAGVLLGPWAGSLVMAAVFIVQAVLFQDGGLTVLGANITNMGLIGTFAGYYLYKIIRVSLGRNTWRGMLAGTVVSAWTSVFVAAILTAVQLALSGTVPLGVAISAMAFWHVLIGIGEAIITAIAVSFVWKSRPDLFFDPPRLGRREGVGARG from the coding sequence ATGGTGACATTCCTGTTACCGAATATTTCTTTCTCAAGCTGGGTGCGCTGGGTAATACAGCCGCAGCTAGCATTGCATATTCCAGATGGCTTCTTGAACCTGCCAGTTAGCTTAGTAACGTGGGTACTGGCGATCGCGCTGATCGCACTCGCTCTCAACCGCGTACAGGAAGACTACAAGGAACGAGCAGTCCCCCTGATGGGTGTTTGCGGAGCATTTATTTTTGCTGCCCAAATGATTAATTTTCCCATTCCGGGAGGTACATCCGGTCACTTGCTAGGTGGAACGCTAGCTGGAGTTTTACTCGGCCCGTGGGCTGGTTCTTTGGTAATGGCGGCAGTCTTCATTGTACAGGCTGTTTTGTTTCAGGATGGCGGTCTGACAGTCCTGGGAGCCAACATTACCAATATGGGATTAATTGGCACATTTGCCGGTTACTATCTATACAAAATAATTCGGGTTTCACTAGGCCGAAATACTTGGCGAGGAATGTTAGCTGGCACGGTAGTATCTGCTTGGACAAGCGTGTTTGTAGCTGCAATTTTGACTGCTGTGCAATTAGCTTTATCAGGCACAGTTCCGTTGGGAGTAGCTATATCGGCAATGGCTTTTTGGCACGTATTGATTGGCATTGGTGAAGCAATTATTACTGCGATCGCAGTTAGTTTTGTTTGGAAGAGTCGGCCCGATTTGTTCTTTGACCCACCTCGATTAGGTCGAAGAGAGGGCGTCGGGGCTAGGGGCTAG
- a CDS encoding helix-hairpin-helix domain-containing protein — protein sequence MFPFRSLSLAISIACLVALASCGGTQNTESTSTPAPTASPAAATATPAATEVTSHNMSGSKPKININSAILSELDKLEAKLGVPALSNKIQASRPYGSAEELVSKKVITQEQFDQVKDMVTIEDVVLTGEAKDVDYMTKLGLMKGHLLVAKELLDVQQPKQAEPHIGHPVEEIYVDVEEQLNERKVKEFKTTLISLQDLVKSKPKDAKIATEFGTSMQAVDAAIAGIPETQRKSPDFVLKVINGLLDAANSEYGAAIANGKVSAAIEYQDSRGFVIYANTLYQSIADKMAKEHPQEHQAIETSMAELIKAWPSATAPAAPVLTPAQVSQLIKTIEQNTQKVTTSAS from the coding sequence ATGTTTCCTTTTCGTTCTCTGTCACTTGCAATTTCGATCGCCTGCCTAGTTGCCCTCGCGTCCTGTGGCGGTACTCAAAACACAGAGAGTACCTCAACACCCGCCCCCACCGCCAGTCCCGCTGCTGCCACCGCCACTCCGGCAGCGACAGAGGTTACCAGCCACAACATGAGCGGCAGCAAGCCGAAAATCAACATCAATTCGGCAATTTTGTCAGAATTAGATAAATTAGAAGCTAAATTGGGCGTTCCAGCATTATCCAACAAAATTCAAGCCAGTCGTCCCTACGGCAGCGCTGAAGAACTGGTATCCAAAAAAGTAATTACCCAGGAACAGTTTGACCAAGTTAAAGATATGGTGACGATCGAAGATGTCGTCCTCACCGGTGAAGCCAAAGATGTTGACTATATGACCAAACTAGGCTTAATGAAAGGACATCTTTTAGTTGCCAAAGAACTGCTGGATGTGCAACAACCAAAACAAGCCGAACCTCACATCGGTCACCCGGTAGAAGAAATTTACGTTGATGTGGAAGAGCAACTGAACGAGCGCAAAGTTAAAGAATTCAAAACAACCCTCATAAGTTTGCAGGATTTAGTCAAATCCAAGCCAAAAGACGCCAAAATAGCCACAGAGTTTGGTACTTCTATGCAGGCGGTGGATGCGGCGATCGCAGGAATACCCGAAACACAAAGAAAATCGCCAGATTTTGTGCTAAAGGTAATTAACGGATTGCTGGATGCAGCTAACTCAGAGTACGGGGCAGCGATCGCAAATGGCAAAGTGTCTGCGGCAATTGAGTATCAAGACTCTCGCGGTTTTGTAATCTACGCCAACACTCTTTATCAGTCGATCGCCGATAAAATGGCTAAAGAACATCCCCAAGAACATCAGGCGATCGAAACCAGTATGGCCGAACTCATCAAAGCTTGGCCCTCCGCTACCGCGCCAGCCGCACCCGTGCTAACACCAGCGCAAGTGTCCCAGCTGATTAAGACAATTGAGCAGAACACTCAAAAAGTCACAACAAGTGCGTCATAG
- a CDS encoding multicopper oxidase domain-containing protein, translating to MGHHLIPEKGKPWSRRQILQLGLAGGIGVTGAAIALSTLMPKRTSQVKIPPIPNDTPNFGNGINPMLLLRDFDYGTVKRENGRTIREFRLTASNSTLQLNSAVTFNTWNVNNRVPGPTLRAREGDRVRVLFYNKGGHSHSLHFHGTHPSEMDGVKPIANGKATIYEFDAQPYGVHLYHCHVEPVTRHIGKGLYGMFIVDPPRPRPPADEMVLIMAGYDINDDNRNELYAFNGLPHYYMHHTIPIYTNQLVRLYVLNMIEFEAAVTFHLHANFFDVYRSGMSLTPSETTDVITMGIAERHILEFTYRYPGKYMFHPHQDQIAQAGCMGQFEAMG from the coding sequence ATGGGTCATCACCTCATACCAGAGAAAGGAAAGCCTTGGAGCCGACGACAAATTTTGCAACTGGGATTGGCAGGCGGTATCGGTGTAACAGGTGCGGCGATCGCACTTTCTACCCTGATGCCAAAACGAACATCACAGGTAAAGATACCGCCAATCCCGAACGATACGCCTAACTTTGGCAACGGCATCAACCCGATGTTACTGCTGCGGGATTTCGACTACGGCACCGTCAAGCGAGAGAACGGACGCACGATCAGAGAATTTCGCCTCACTGCCAGTAATTCCACGCTGCAATTGAATAGCGCTGTCACTTTTAATACCTGGAATGTGAACAATCGCGTGCCTGGGCCAACACTGCGAGCCAGGGAAGGCGATCGCGTGCGAGTCCTCTTCTATAACAAAGGCGGACATTCCCACTCCCTGCACTTTCACGGCACCCACCCTTCCGAGATGGATGGAGTCAAACCGATCGCCAACGGTAAAGCCACAATTTACGAATTCGACGCCCAACCCTACGGCGTCCACCTTTACCACTGCCACGTCGAACCGGTGACTCGTCACATCGGCAAAGGACTCTACGGTATGTTTATCGTCGATCCGCCGCGTCCGCGTCCGCCCGCTGATGAAATGGTGCTAATAATGGCAGGTTACGACATAAATGACGACAACCGCAACGAACTTTATGCTTTTAATGGCTTGCCGCACTATTATATGCACCATACCATTCCCATTTACACAAACCAGTTGGTGCGATTGTACGTCCTCAACATGATTGAGTTTGAAGCTGCTGTCACCTTTCACCTGCACGCGAACTTCTTTGATGTCTACCGCAGCGGGATGTCTCTAACTCCCAGCGAAACAACCGACGTGATTACGATGGGTATAGCTGAGCGTCACATTCTAGAATTCACCTACCGGTATCCGGGGAAATATATGTTTCATCCCCACCAGGATCAGATCGCCCAAGCCGGTTGTATGGGTCAGTTTGAAGCGATGGGCTAG
- a CDS encoding energy-coupling factor ABC transporter ATP-binding protein, translated as MHHNPISIENLSYTYPDGTHALRNINLFIRANERVALIGANGSGKSTLQLHLNGIILPQEGEVKVGEWVVNSENLRQIRNFVGLVFQNPDNQLFMPTVWEDVAFGPMNQGLRDEELKKRVIQALAAVEIDPQRYGKRNTDNLSGGEKKRIAIAGVLAMQPQVLVLDEPSAQLDPRSRRHLIDLLQGLPLTQLIATHDLDMALELCDRTIVLSQGQVVYDGKTEPVMSDRDFLLQHALELPLSYSRPYCLLQDSPVFSLPQHHNP; from the coding sequence ATGCACCACAATCCGATCTCAATTGAAAATCTTAGTTATACTTACCCTGATGGAACTCATGCTCTCAGGAATATCAATTTGTTTATTCGCGCCAATGAAAGAGTGGCGTTAATTGGGGCTAATGGTTCGGGAAAATCTACATTGCAGTTACATTTGAACGGGATTATTCTGCCCCAAGAAGGAGAAGTGAAGGTGGGCGAATGGGTTGTCAATTCGGAGAATTTGCGCCAAATTCGTAATTTTGTGGGGCTGGTATTTCAGAATCCAGATAATCAGCTATTTATGCCGACAGTGTGGGAAGATGTTGCTTTTGGCCCAATGAATCAGGGTTTGCGAGATGAGGAATTGAAAAAGCGAGTTATTCAGGCATTAGCAGCCGTTGAGATCGATCCGCAACGTTACGGAAAGCGAAATACGGACAATTTATCTGGAGGGGAAAAGAAACGAATTGCGATCGCAGGTGTTTTAGCTATGCAGCCGCAGGTGTTGGTACTCGACGAACCTTCTGCACAGCTAGATCCCCGTTCTCGCCGTCATTTGATCGATTTGCTGCAAGGTTTGCCTTTGACGCAGTTGATTGCAACGCACGATTTGGATATGGCGCTGGAACTGTGCGATCGCACCATTGTTTTGAGTCAGGGTCAGGTGGTGTACGATGGTAAAACCGAGCCAGTGATGAGCGATCGCGATTTTTTACTTCAGCACGCTTTAGAGTTACCCCTCAGCTACAGTCGCCCTTACTGTCTCCTGCAAGACTCTCCCGTTTTTTCTCTTCCGCAACACCATAATCCCTGA